The proteins below are encoded in one region of uncultured Eubacteriales bacterium:
- a CDS encoding exported hypothetical protein (Evidence 5 : No homology to any previously reported sequences): MKIGKKLLSVALAACMVLTMLPTAAFAYTSGPIGNGNTFVLHTTAKLSGNTTVSNYTIGSNSVQWANNDSAQAIFTAWYPTYGNLDSNIGVQSLNVSNSPKPDLMMALPVTGTRTGGVTLQFKHVMHRLVVNLSKDGSVPDDLNDATIALKNMDGGASVDFKHGTVVGSYLGEAYPARANGAAIIIAPQTLQVGSDWIEVTIGTDYSQTFQVPAGSTNFISGEQTILNLQLQSDGIIFLGQSVMPWDANGDGSEDISTVALDIASVPALTAPTNPGWANSTPGIAKWDAVDNASGYTVQLFKNNSLVDTSDAGTALEYNFTSKIAENGNGDYIFNVYARGNGTTLPDSPLSGYSARYVYVKPDQDQAAVDAFKLQLEGITWTTKENTRQTIEDDIDPKLTNLMGPPYYCDMEYRITDVVPATPGQVGSFKVNFTLSKNAAIATTTVNGTIEALPTLPATVDSVTVSPDTATVQKGATQQFTVTVTGTNNPSQEVAWTVDGGTSSGTSISAGGVLTVGADETEPILTVWATSTADQTKSGIAEVTVIPLAAPGNPVWDDETSPHIAEWDAVADAAVYRVVLYNGNKQIGDVIETGTVTQYDFTNAITTAGYGSFAFEVQVKVNSGAFSRWSDRSAVLPLFSPVNSVTVSPTTAIVQKGATRQFTATVNATDGTAQTVIWELVGNTSANTSVSADGLLTVGADEMGTILNVTAVSTVDISKSSTAAVVVPSVETLANTLNNFGLTADVSGSTVTVTGTKAATDALSLIIPTGVKVLWKASLTGAADAPLILLNGDGIFELAGGEIVNTGTGGALSSWDTSLVISGGTASSASKIATVMTYHIGENAPALTMTGGNVISTSDDLSSCAISAGGQTVITGGTVTAGSGYQVVLSNAVVVYQRGLLSKISSGSLSASVAVSPSKTYAVPTETDGLTATGYSVLADHVTAQWNYSNSGWTGVQVDYSGSASGSWKVSYPAVQVVSGKHLLTYHSNGGEGATPFSTVYKGQSYTVSTNIFTRTNYTFTGWNTEANGTGTPYAEGATLTGGPGSEDIVLYAQWSPTGSGSNPGSPTAGSAATTLPTTTVSGSTATTTVMPAVSNGAATGSVTADQMSDALKKAQAAAGTNGTPNVTIQISGASGASSVGTTIPHASMQTLVSGGVGALTVSGPTGSVSFDAAALKTISGASGDVTVTVTKTNSSTLSAAAQALIGNHPVFTLGVTSGGSALSQFGGDVTVSVPYTPVSGEDTNAIVIYYISADGTPTLVPDARYDTATGTVIFTTTHFSAYAVGYNKVSFTDVSAAAWYADAVTFLSARGVTSGTTDTTFSPDATLTRGQFITMLLRAYGVATVTNPTDNFTDAGSTYYTGYLAAAKKLGITSGVGDNKFAPDNSITRQEMFTLLYNALKVLDKLPKGDNGKTLTDFTDSGSMASWAKEAMTVLVKSGTVSGSDGKLTPTSGSTRAQMAQVLYNLLSK; encoded by the coding sequence ATGAAAATAGGAAAAAAACTTTTAAGCGTTGCTCTGGCCGCGTGCATGGTGCTGACCATGCTGCCGACGGCGGCGTTTGCATACACAAGCGGCCCTATCGGAAATGGCAATACGTTTGTTCTGCACACTACGGCTAAGCTGTCTGGCAACACCACAGTGTCTAACTACACCATCGGAAGCAATTCAGTGCAATGGGCTAATAATGATTCGGCACAGGCGATTTTCACCGCCTGGTATCCGACTTATGGCAACCTGGATAGTAACATAGGCGTACAGAGTCTGAATGTGTCCAATTCACCAAAGCCCGACCTGATGATGGCGCTCCCCGTGACGGGCACGAGGACGGGTGGAGTGACACTCCAATTCAAGCACGTGATGCACCGATTGGTGGTAAACCTCTCGAAGGATGGTAGCGTTCCGGATGACTTAAACGACGCTACAATTGCCCTGAAAAATATGGATGGCGGTGCCAGCGTCGACTTCAAGCACGGCACGGTGGTTGGCTCCTATCTCGGCGAGGCCTACCCTGCCAGGGCGAATGGCGCGGCTATTATCATCGCCCCTCAAACCCTTCAGGTGGGAAGCGACTGGATTGAGGTCACAATAGGCACCGACTATTCCCAAACCTTTCAGGTTCCCGCCGGCTCAACAAATTTCATAAGCGGCGAGCAGACAATCCTTAACCTCCAATTGCAATCGGACGGTATTATCTTTCTCGGCCAGAGCGTTATGCCGTGGGATGCAAATGGAGATGGGAGCGAAGATATTTCCACGGTCGCGCTGGATATAGCAAGCGTCCCGGCACTTACCGCCCCGACCAATCCGGGATGGGCCAATTCAACCCCCGGCATAGCAAAATGGGATGCGGTCGATAACGCTTCCGGCTACACCGTACAGCTGTTTAAGAATAATTCGCTGGTTGACACAAGCGACGCAGGCACAGCTTTGGAATATAACTTTACCAGCAAAATCGCTGAGAACGGCAACGGGGACTATATATTCAACGTTTATGCCAGAGGCAACGGAACAACATTGCCTGATAGCCCGTTGTCCGGCTACAGTGCGAGGTATGTCTATGTCAAGCCCGACCAAGACCAAGCCGCGGTGGATGCGTTCAAATTGCAGCTGGAAGGAATAACGTGGACGACGAAGGAAAATACGCGGCAGACTATTGAAGACGATATTGACCCGAAGCTCACTAATCTTATGGGGCCGCCATATTACTGCGATATGGAGTACCGAATAACAGATGTTGTCCCCGCAACCCCGGGACAGGTCGGCTCGTTCAAGGTGAATTTCACGCTGAGCAAAAACGCAGCTATCGCGACGACCACCGTGAACGGTACAATCGAGGCGCTGCCGACGCTTCCCGCGACCGTGGACAGCGTTACGGTTTCTCCGGATACTGCTACCGTGCAAAAAGGGGCAACACAGCAGTTCACCGTAACGGTTACTGGCACGAATAACCCGTCGCAAGAGGTTGCATGGACGGTTGATGGCGGAACCAGCAGCGGAACGAGCATCTCGGCTGGGGGGGTACTGACCGTCGGAGCGGACGAAACGGAGCCGATACTGACCGTTTGGGCGACATCAACCGCTGACCAAACCAAATCCGGTATAGCCGAAGTGACGGTGATACCACTGGCCGCCCCGGGCAACCCGGTATGGGATGACGAAACGTCGCCACACATAGCAGAATGGGATGCGGTGGCAGACGCTGCCGTCTATAGAGTGGTACTTTATAATGGCAACAAGCAGATTGGTGACGTGATCGAAACCGGCACAGTCACGCAATATGACTTTACCAATGCAATAACAACGGCGGGCTACGGAAGCTTTGCCTTTGAAGTACAGGTCAAGGTAAATTCGGGCGCTTTCAGCAGGTGGTCTGACCGCAGTGCGGTTCTGCCGCTTTTTTCACCCGTGAACAGCGTCACGGTTTCCCCAACTACCGCCATCGTGCAAAAAGGGGCAACACGGCAGTTCACCGCGACGGTGAATGCGACAGATGGCACGGCACAAACGGTTATATGGGAGCTTGTCGGCAATACCAGCGCAAATACCAGCGTTTCGGCTGACGGTCTGCTGACTGTCGGAGCGGATGAAATGGGTACAATACTGAATGTTACGGCCGTATCAACGGTTGATATCAGCAAGAGCAGTACAGCTGCGGTTGTTGTTCCCTCTGTCGAAACGCTTGCGAATACGCTAAACAATTTCGGTCTTACCGCCGATGTGAGCGGCAGCACGGTCACCGTCACTGGCACGAAGGCTGCCACAGACGCGCTTTCACTTATAATTCCCACAGGGGTTAAGGTGCTGTGGAAGGCTTCCCTCACCGGAGCCGCAGATGCTCCCTTGATACTCCTGAACGGTGACGGAATCTTTGAACTTGCAGGCGGAGAAATTGTAAACACCGGCACAGGGGGAGCACTTTCCAGTTGGGACACAAGCCTTGTTATCTCCGGCGGGACTGCATCCTCCGCCAGCAAAATTGCTACTGTGATGACCTACCATATAGGTGAAAATGCACCGGCGCTTACCATGACAGGCGGCAATGTAATATCAACCTCGGACGATTTAAGTAGCTGCGCAATCAGCGCCGGAGGTCAAACCGTCATCACCGGGGGCACAGTTACCGCCGGAAGCGGGTATCAGGTCGTTCTGAGTAACGCGGTGGTTGTTTACCAACGCGGCCTTCTGAGCAAGATCTCTTCCGGCAGCCTGAGTGCGTCTGTCGCCGTATCTCCGTCAAAAACCTATGCGGTGCCCACTGAAACAGATGGGCTGACCGCCACCGGTTACTCCGTTTTAGCCGACCATGTGACGGCACAATGGAACTATAGCAACAGTGGGTGGACTGGCGTTCAGGTTGACTATAGCGGAAGCGCTTCAGGTTCCTGGAAGGTTTCCTATCCCGCCGTTCAGGTTGTGTCGGGCAAACATTTGCTTACTTATCATTCAAACGGGGGCGAGGGCGCCACGCCTTTCAGCACCGTATATAAGGGCCAGAGTTATACCGTCAGCACTAATATTTTTACGAGAACGAATTATACCTTCACCGGATGGAATACGGAGGCCAACGGCACAGGAACGCCCTATGCTGAGGGTGCCACGTTGACCGGTGGCCCCGGCTCCGAGGACATCGTACTCTATGCCCAGTGGTCGCCCACCGGGAGCGGCAGTAATCCCGGTTCGCCTACCGCCGGCTCCGCCGCAACAACCCTGCCCACCACGACCGTGTCCGGCTCCACGGCGACAACCACGGTGATGCCCGCCGTTTCCAACGGCGCGGCCACCGGCTCTGTCACCGCCGACCAGATGAGCGACGCGCTGAAAAAGGCGCAGGCGGCGGCCGGCACGAACGGTACGCCTAACGTGACCATTCAGATCAGCGGCGCGTCCGGCGCGAGCAGCGTCGGCACGACGATCCCACACGCGTCCATGCAGACCCTCGTCTCCGGCGGCGTCGGCGCGCTGACCGTTTCCGGCCCCACGGGCTCGGTCAGCTTTGACGCGGCGGCGTTGAAAACCATCTCCGGCGCGTCCGGCGACGTGACCGTCACCGTTACCAAGACAAACAGCTCCACCTTGTCCGCTGCCGCTCAGGCGCTTATCGGCAACCACCCGGTCTTCACCCTCGGCGTAACAAGCGGCGGCAGCGCCCTTTCACAGTTCGGCGGAGACGTGACGGTATCTGTCCCGTATACCCCGGTCTCCGGTGAGGACACGAATGCCATCGTCATCTACTACATTTCCGCCGATGGTACGCCCACGCTGGTGCCGGACGCGCGCTATGACACCGCGACGGGTACGGTGATCTTTACGACAACGCACTTTTCCGCCTACGCCGTGGGTTACAACAAAGTGAGCTTTACGGATGTAAGTGCCGCTGCGTGGTATGCCGATGCCGTAACCTTCCTCTCGGCACGCGGCGTCACCTCTGGCACGACGGACACCACCTTCAGCCCAGACGCCACCCTGACGCGCGGCCAGTTTATCACGATGCTGCTGCGGGCCTACGGCGTTGCGACGGTAACGAATCCGACGGATAACTTCACGGATGCCGGAAGCACCTATTATACCGGCTATCTGGCGGCGGCGAAGAAACTGGGCATTACCAGCGGCGTCGGTGACAACAAATTTGCGCCCGACAACTCCATCACCCGACAGGAGATGTTCACCCTACTGTATAACGCCCTTAAAGTCCTCGACAAGCTGCCCAAAGGCGACAACGGCAAGACCCTTACGGACTTCACAGACAGCGGCAGCATGGCAAGCTGGGCAAAGGAGGCCATGACCGTGCTGGTCAAGTCCGGGACAGTTTCTGGCTCCGACGGCAAACTCACCCCCACCTCAGGCTCCACCCGCGCGCAAATGGCGCAAGTGCTGTATAACCTGTTGAGCAAATGA
- a CDS encoding Transcriptional regulator LuxR family, whose protein sequence is MSSNNYVNDKFIPTPMPEVCAPRASILSRFEQESAKHLTVVSAPAGYGKTVSTLLWLRAYKRKSVWIGLDEYDNAPFVFYKLFCTGILSVQPDNAKMGEILNSKAFYSSPGENTIRFLLEFTQDDGAYALVLDDLHTITNKKLLKALPFILKRMPHSFDILLLSRNKLPDELQEFAESRNSIPITANELAFSAEEIQTYYSALGRKLTKAQAKTVLDTTGGWAIGINALSKSESLDAPQGRGQFLEHYITKNIWDRWDPELREFMLVTSVADEMDARLCQLLTGKKNADEILDRLLIQNLFAVKTSQHTYRYHHLFTEFLRGKLKERPDIDIQKLNLKVAGLYYDRGEYFTALAYYVRVEDSAGINHCFHQLNSIYQDFNVEEWISYTSTFVLDRLPEEFIRGNITLLIEAAWASFLNGNAKATLSYIDAANEYIAGNLDALKEEDLLGYALTIGFADFRMGIHEFAEEFSAWPNALPEKSMEDLNLYTPSITQNFPYMHRSICDCLGVLVDMDGRLQEIHDVFGAFYVTEVDTFCTCVQAGLYYEQNKLEKASEAIALAQSQVTKQLRFEMHFCVFMMLSHILDATGRPMESGKMREQLAARISEENALHLNPNFLAVDMKLRLWNADREAAQTWLEQLFVADDEQLRFYRLYQYFTTARAYIVLSERKKAEDILDKLKQLCVDYHRPLDAAEVCVLQAVLYWATSARREAMELLEAALLAMQPYRVVRIIADEGAAVLPILKKLAAKADRIDYSGQLDSRYVNQVLLCAHEVSAQHKGITANLNEKPVKLSKKQQYMITLLAQGYKNADIVSMTGLSLSTVKTHTQLAYGKLGVNNSADAVMEAKRRGLIET, encoded by the coding sequence ATGTCTTCAAACAACTACGTAAACGATAAATTTATCCCGACCCCAATGCCGGAGGTCTGCGCACCGAGAGCATCTATTCTGAGCAGGTTTGAGCAGGAGTCGGCGAAGCATCTCACTGTGGTGTCCGCACCCGCGGGCTATGGGAAAACAGTGTCTACTCTGCTGTGGCTCCGCGCTTACAAACGGAAATCGGTTTGGATTGGTCTGGATGAATACGATAACGCACCCTTCGTGTTTTATAAGCTGTTCTGCACCGGGATTCTGTCTGTACAGCCGGATAACGCAAAAATGGGGGAGATTTTAAACAGCAAGGCCTTTTATTCCTCACCTGGTGAGAATACCATCCGGTTTTTGCTGGAATTTACACAGGACGACGGCGCTTATGCGCTGGTGCTGGATGATTTGCATACCATCACCAATAAAAAACTCCTCAAAGCTCTGCCATTTATCCTGAAACGGATGCCCCATTCCTTTGATATTTTGCTTTTAAGCAGAAATAAGCTCCCCGACGAATTACAGGAATTCGCGGAGAGCAGAAACAGTATTCCCATTACGGCAAACGAGCTGGCTTTTTCGGCGGAAGAAATACAAACATATTATAGTGCCCTGGGGCGCAAGCTTACGAAGGCACAAGCAAAGACGGTGCTTGACACCACGGGCGGCTGGGCCATCGGGATTAATGCTTTGTCCAAAAGCGAATCCCTAGACGCGCCTCAAGGCAGAGGGCAGTTCCTTGAACACTATATTACCAAAAACATCTGGGATAGGTGGGACCCGGAGCTGCGGGAGTTTATGCTGGTCACCTCTGTTGCAGACGAGATGGACGCACGGCTGTGCCAGCTTTTGACCGGCAAAAAAAATGCGGATGAAATTCTGGACAGGCTGCTGATTCAAAATCTATTCGCGGTTAAAACCTCCCAGCACACGTATCGGTATCACCACCTGTTTACGGAATTTCTCAGAGGCAAGCTGAAAGAACGACCGGATATCGACATCCAAAAACTGAATTTAAAGGTTGCCGGACTATATTATGATCGCGGTGAATATTTTACCGCGCTTGCTTATTATGTCCGTGTGGAAGACTCAGCCGGTATCAATCACTGCTTCCATCAGCTGAACTCCATCTATCAGGATTTCAACGTCGAAGAGTGGATTAGCTACACCTCGACCTTTGTGCTGGACAGGCTACCGGAGGAATTTATCCGCGGCAATATCACCCTGCTGATTGAAGCCGCGTGGGCAAGCTTTCTAAACGGAAATGCCAAGGCTACGCTGTCCTATATTGACGCGGCAAACGAATATATCGCAGGCAATCTGGATGCTCTCAAGGAGGAGGATCTGCTTGGGTATGCCCTGACCATCGGCTTTGCCGATTTCCGCATGGGTATCCACGAATTTGCCGAGGAATTTTCCGCTTGGCCAAATGCTCTGCCCGAAAAAAGTATGGAGGATTTAAATCTGTATACGCCCTCCATCACACAGAATTTTCCCTACATGCACCGTTCCATCTGCGACTGTCTGGGTGTTTTGGTTGATATGGACGGACGATTACAGGAAATCCACGATGTTTTCGGGGCTTTTTACGTCACCGAAGTGGATACATTCTGTACATGCGTTCAGGCCGGGCTGTATTATGAACAAAACAAGCTGGAAAAAGCCTCGGAGGCCATTGCCCTGGCGCAGAGTCAGGTTACAAAACAGCTTCGCTTTGAGATGCATTTTTGCGTATTTATGATGTTGTCCCACATTCTGGACGCTACAGGCAGGCCGATGGAATCAGGAAAAATGCGAGAGCAGCTTGCCGCCCGCATTTCGGAGGAGAACGCCCTCCACTTAAACCCCAATTTTCTTGCGGTTGATATGAAGCTCCGGCTGTGGAACGCTGACCGGGAAGCTGCGCAGACGTGGCTCGAACAGCTTTTTGTCGCCGACGACGAGCAGCTTCGTTTTTATAGGCTCTACCAGTACTTCACGACGGCGCGTGCCTATATCGTGCTGTCGGAGAGGAAAAAGGCGGAAGATATTCTTGACAAGCTAAAGCAGCTTTGCGTGGATTACCACCGCCCTCTTGACGCTGCCGAAGTATGTGTTTTACAGGCCGTACTATATTGGGCAACCAGCGCGCGGCGGGAGGCTATGGAGCTGTTGGAGGCTGCGCTGCTCGCTATGCAGCCTTACAGGGTCGTCCGGATCATCGCGGATGAGGGCGCGGCGGTGCTGCCAATTCTGAAAAAGCTTGCCGCCAAGGCGGATCGGATAGACTATTCCGGGCAGCTTGACAGCCGATATGTGAATCAGGTATTATTGTGCGCCCATGAGGTTTCCGCGCAACATAAAGGCATCACAGCCAACTTGAACGAGAAGCCGGTTAAGCTCTCAAAAAAGCAGCAATATATGATTACTCTCCTGGCTCAGGGCTATAAAAACGCGGACATTGTCAGTATGACGGGCCTCAGCCTCAGCACCGTCAAGACCCATACCCAGCTGGCCTATGGAAAGCTTGGCGTTAATAACTCGGCCGACGCGGTGATGGAGGCAAAACGCCGGGGACTGATTGAGACGTAA
- a CDS encoding hypothetical protein (Evidence 5 : No homology to any previously reported sequences) produces MVGYAVSIVQSLYSNLLHLLTCMSGCLYDIKIMYKPMSNRRRGKENLNEKSDEKMLNLVLNSNINVGDAATAIIGGGRRYCLRQLDRLYRQFGSCVFVIYNRIYD; encoded by the coding sequence ATGGTAGGCTATGCTGTGAGTATTGTCCAATCTTTATATTCCAATTTGTTGCACCTGTTGACATGTATGTCGGGTTGTCTATATGACATCAAAATAATGTATAAGCCTATGTCTAATCGCAGACGGGGGAAGGAAAACTTAAATGAAAAAAGTGATGAAAAAATGCTTAACCTTGTTCTTAACTCTAACATTAATGTTGGGGATGCTGCAACTGCCATTATCGGCGGCGGCCGCAGATATTGCCTCAGGCAACTGGATAGATTATATAGGCAGTTCGGATCTTGTGTATTCGTCATCTACAACCGCATATACGATTGA